A region of Bombilactobacillus folatiphilus DNA encodes the following proteins:
- the plsX gene encoding phosphate acyltransferase PlsX codes for MKIAVDAMGGDHAPRVLVEGVQRARDEYSDLEFILFGDEKAIKKYLQDSDRIEIVHTTTQILGTDEPMKAIRQKKDSSMVLAAQAVKDGQADAMISLGNSGALLAAGIFVVGRLKHIARPALMPTMPILNQEHGFVFLDAGANAEVKVSYLQQWAVMGSFYVKDVMNIEHPRVGLLNNGSEYDKGDKLHQEAYQALSELEGINFVGNVEADQILTGPADVVVTDGFTGNAVLKSLEGTASTVIKELKISLLNNGLRAKIGALLAKPALTSIKSLFDVSSYGGAVLLGTKVPIVKSHGSSDARTVYYALAQLRMMYNKKMLEKVMNYFDQEPVNKN; via the coding sequence ATGAAAATAGCAGTTGATGCTATGGGGGGCGATCATGCCCCACGAGTACTGGTCGAAGGTGTGCAACGTGCAAGAGACGAGTATTCAGATTTAGAATTTATATTATTTGGTGATGAGAAAGCAATCAAGAAATACTTGCAAGATTCAGATCGGATTGAAATCGTGCATACGACGACGCAGATTTTAGGAACAGATGAGCCGATGAAGGCAATTCGTCAGAAGAAAGATTCATCGATGGTTTTGGCGGCCCAAGCTGTTAAAGATGGGCAAGCCGATGCTATGATTTCTTTGGGAAATTCTGGGGCTTTATTAGCAGCTGGTATTTTTGTAGTGGGTCGCTTAAAACACATTGCACGTCCAGCCTTGATGCCAACAATGCCGATTTTGAATCAAGAGCATGGTTTTGTATTTTTGGATGCGGGGGCTAACGCCGAGGTTAAAGTTTCCTATCTACAACAGTGGGCAGTGATGGGCTCGTTTTATGTTAAAGATGTCATGAATATTGAACATCCGCGGGTTGGTTTGTTAAATAATGGTAGTGAATACGATAAGGGTGACAAATTGCATCAAGAGGCTTATCAAGCATTGAGTGAATTAGAAGGGATTAATTTTGTCGGCAATGTTGAAGCTGACCAGATTTTGACGGGTCCCGCTGATGTGGTGGTGACTGATGGTTTTACGGGAAATGCGGTGCTGAAATCGCTGGAAGGGACAGCTTCTACTGTCATCAAGGAATTAAAGATATCATTGTTGAACAATGGGCTTCGGGCTAAAATAGGGGCTTTGTTAGCTAAACCAGCCTTAACATCAATTAAGTCTCTGTTTGATGTTTCTAGTTACGGTGGGGCCGTGTTGTTAGGCACTAAAGTACCGATTGTGAAATCACATGGCTCCTCAGATGCGCGCACAGTATATTATGCCTTAGCTCAATTAAGAATGATGTATAATAAAAAGATGCTTGAAAAAGTAATGAATTATTTTGATCAAGAACCAGTTAATAAAAATTAG
- the rpmB gene encoding 50S ribosomal protein L28, with the protein MAKDIITGRKTTFGNKRSHALNSSRRSWKANLQKVRILVNGKPKRVWVSTRALKSGKVTRV; encoded by the coding sequence ATGGCTAAAGATATTATTACTGGACGTAAGACAACTTTTGGAAACAAACGTTCCCATGCTTTAAATTCATCACGTCGCTCATGGAAAGCTAATTTACAAAAAGTTCGGATTTTAGTGAACGGTAAGCCTAAGCGTGTTTGGGTTTCTACTCGTGCTTTAAAATCAGGTAAAGTAACTCGTGTTTAA
- the acpP gene encoding acyl carrier protein, producing MTRQEIFDKISKMLSVRFDVAVDQIKDETSFQNDLHADSIDMVEFELELEDDFGAEIPDEEAIKIQTVGAAVDYILSQQQ from the coding sequence ATGACTAGACAGGAAATTTTTGACAAAATTAGTAAAATGTTGAGTGTACGGTTTGATGTAGCCGTTGATCAAATCAAGGACGAAACTAGTTTTCAAAACGATTTACATGCCGATTCAATTGATATGGTGGAATTTGAATTAGAATTGGAAGACGATTTTGGCGCAGAAATTCCAGATGAAGAAGCAATTAAAATTCAAACCGTTGGTGCAGCAGTGGATTATATTTTGTCTCAGCAGCAATAA
- the recG gene encoding ATP-dependent DNA helicase RecG, giving the protein MQKLLQSVNYLNGVGPKLQRTLSELGIITIYDLLYYFPRRYEDLVVKDPQDANDQEKLVLRGIIAAPALLKRLGGKRTLVIVRLLIDNETIPVTFFNQPWLKKQLETGRELAIYGRWDATKRSLIGIKIIQASSSTERLDAIYPTGKHLSQKILVKLIKQAITQYLPFVHDLLPSSLRQEYHLLSDADIIVGIHFPRTKQQAQAARRSAKFRELFLYSLRLCALKVSQGQDKHGVAQAINNDYVKQFLRQFDFELTGAQRRTLKEILQDLQVPRPMNRLLQGDVGSGKTVVAAAAMFASVTAGFQTVLMVPTEILAQQHYQKLAPLFAKFQMTTALLTSSLTAKQKQERLAAIKTGQFNIVIGTQALFQKDVEYKRLGLVVIDEQHRFGVRQRQMLRQKGGEPDLLLMTATPIPRTLAITYYGEMDLSVIDELPAGRQIVNTYWLRSSKFEQVRHFMAKQLQQQAQIFVVAALVNDSDKIELASVQTIYQKLQQQFPQQKVGLLHGQLAADKKDQIMQDFQKHKIDILVATTVIEVGVDVPNASVMVVMNAERFGLSQLHQLRGRVGRGLKQSYCILVSDPPNQVALQRLKIMTQTNDGFKLAQKDLELRGSGDFFGKEQSGMPQFEIADPVADVKMLDIAYQKARYLIRDDPQLAQHPDLQEYLQMKTINNLD; this is encoded by the coding sequence ATGCAAAAACTTTTACAGTCAGTTAATTATTTAAATGGTGTTGGTCCTAAGCTTCAGCGGACTTTGTCTGAACTGGGAATTATTACAATTTATGACTTATTGTATTATTTTCCACGACGTTATGAAGATTTAGTTGTGAAAGATCCTCAAGATGCGAACGATCAAGAAAAATTAGTTTTAAGAGGAATTATTGCAGCACCTGCTTTATTGAAACGTTTGGGAGGAAAAAGAACTCTGGTCATCGTGCGGTTGTTGATTGATAATGAAACAATTCCGGTGACTTTTTTTAACCAACCATGGCTAAAAAAGCAATTAGAAACGGGACGAGAATTGGCAATTTATGGACGTTGGGATGCGACCAAAAGATCGCTAATAGGTATTAAAATTATTCAAGCATCGAGCTCAACTGAGCGACTTGATGCTATTTATCCAACAGGCAAGCATTTATCACAAAAAATTTTGGTTAAATTGATTAAGCAAGCGATCACGCAGTATCTACCATTTGTGCATGATTTATTGCCGTCGTCTTTGAGACAAGAGTATCATTTACTTTCAGATGCGGATATAATTGTAGGAATTCATTTTCCTCGGACTAAGCAACAGGCACAAGCAGCAAGACGCAGTGCTAAATTTCGAGAATTATTTTTATATAGTTTACGCCTTTGTGCTTTGAAAGTTTCTCAAGGACAGGATAAACACGGTGTTGCTCAAGCAATTAATAATGATTATGTAAAACAATTTTTGCGTCAGTTTGATTTTGAATTGACGGGTGCACAGCGAAGAACTTTAAAAGAAATTTTACAAGATTTACAGGTTCCTCGACCGATGAATCGTCTTTTGCAAGGCGACGTTGGTAGTGGTAAAACCGTCGTGGCGGCAGCAGCAATGTTTGCTTCTGTAACGGCAGGTTTTCAAACTGTATTGATGGTACCTACGGAGATTTTGGCTCAGCAACATTATCAAAAATTGGCGCCATTATTTGCCAAATTTCAAATGACTACAGCTTTGTTAACGAGTTCTTTGACTGCTAAGCAAAAACAGGAACGTTTAGCGGCAATTAAGACTGGTCAGTTTAATATTGTTATTGGAACGCAAGCATTGTTTCAAAAAGATGTGGAGTATAAAAGGTTAGGCTTAGTTGTAATTGATGAGCAACACCGTTTTGGTGTCCGACAACGCCAAATGCTGCGGCAAAAGGGTGGCGAGCCTGACTTATTGTTGATGACTGCGACCCCGATTCCTAGAACATTAGCGATTACTTATTACGGAGAAATGGACCTATCAGTAATTGATGAGTTGCCAGCGGGTCGGCAAATAGTGAATACGTACTGGTTGCGTTCTAGTAAGTTCGAGCAAGTGCGTCATTTTATGGCAAAGCAATTACAGCAACAGGCGCAAATTTTTGTTGTAGCAGCTTTGGTTAATGATTCTGATAAAATAGAATTGGCAAGTGTGCAGACTATTTATCAAAAGTTGCAACAACAATTTCCGCAACAAAAAGTTGGCTTATTGCATGGTCAATTAGCTGCAGATAAAAAAGATCAGATTATGCAAGATTTTCAAAAGCACAAAATAGATATTCTGGTAGCCACGACAGTCATTGAAGTTGGTGTGGATGTACCCAATGCCTCCGTCATGGTGGTGATGAATGCAGAGCGTTTTGGTCTATCACAATTACATCAATTACGTGGTCGTGTTGGCCGGGGGTTAAAGCAATCCTACTGTATTTTAGTGAGTGATCCTCCTAATCAAGTTGCCTTGCAGCGATTAAAAATTATGACGCAAACGAATGATGGTTTTAAATTAGCTCAAAAAGACTTGGAGTTAAGAGGTAGTGGTGACTTTTTTGGTAAAGAACAATCAGGAATGCCACAATTTGAAATTGCAGATCCTGTTGCAGATGTTAAAATGTTGGATATTGCCTATCAAAAGGCACGTTATTTGATAAGGGATGATCCGCAGTTGGCACAGCATCCTGATTTACAAGAATATTTACAAATGAAAACAATCAATAATTTAGATTAG
- a CDS encoding DAK2 domain-containing protein, translating to MVLEKITAHEFIDMIRLGSHRLEKNAQFVNSLNVFPVPDGDTGTNMNLTFQSGYKAVNEADTKHVGELGQVLAKGLLMGARGNSGVITSQIFRGFSKSIEQKDSLTPKDLVQAFASGVQTAYQTVMKPVEGTILTVARGASEAAQAVIDQATSIEQVMQAIVQGAKVALATTPDLLPVLKEVGVVDSGGQGLVFIYEGFLQAVGGSVTDDQAYQPDAQEMDEMLNAAHHQSVQTQFSNDDIANGFCTEIMVNLGEQPTSDERFDYETFQHTLSEIGDSLLVVADEDVVKVHVHTQRPQQVFTYGRKFGSLAKIKIDNMRIQHETIIENDEPKVVAEPIDYAVIAVVSGIGLEKLYQSLGVTTVISGGQTMNPSTNDIVEAIKNSNAKRAIILPNNGNIVMSAKQACKVVKIPTVIVPSKSIAQGMTALLSFDENTDLETNQQMMTEALATVKSGQITHAVRDSEVGTLKIKKDDLIGIVDGEIVINGDDVVQVSLAMCQVMQDEDSEVVTILVGAQGNQETARQISQAIVNDNSELEVEIHQGDQPVYPYLIAVE from the coding sequence GTGGTGCTTGAAAAAATTACAGCTCATGAATTTATTGATATGATTCGTCTAGGATCACATCGCTTAGAAAAAAATGCTCAATTTGTGAATTCATTGAATGTGTTCCCGGTTCCCGATGGTGATACGGGTACTAATATGAATTTAACTTTTCAATCTGGTTATAAAGCTGTTAATGAGGCGGATACTAAGCATGTTGGTGAATTAGGTCAAGTTTTAGCCAAGGGGCTTTTGATGGGAGCCCGTGGTAATTCGGGAGTCATCACATCACAAATTTTTCGGGGTTTTAGTAAAAGTATTGAACAAAAGGACAGTCTGACACCCAAGGATTTGGTCCAAGCATTTGCGAGTGGTGTCCAGACAGCCTATCAAACAGTGATGAAACCTGTTGAAGGTACAATCTTGACGGTGGCGCGTGGTGCGAGCGAAGCAGCACAAGCAGTTATTGATCAAGCGACGAGTATTGAGCAGGTGATGCAAGCAATTGTCCAGGGAGCCAAAGTCGCTTTAGCAACAACACCTGATTTGTTACCTGTTTTAAAGGAAGTGGGAGTCGTTGATTCTGGTGGTCAAGGTTTAGTTTTTATTTACGAAGGTTTTTTGCAAGCTGTTGGTGGCTCGGTGACGGATGATCAAGCCTATCAACCGGATGCGCAAGAAATGGATGAGATGCTCAATGCTGCGCACCATCAATCAGTGCAAACGCAATTTAGTAATGATGATATTGCCAATGGTTTTTGTACCGAGATTATGGTGAATTTGGGCGAGCAGCCTACTAGTGATGAAAGATTCGATTATGAAACGTTTCAACATACTTTGAGTGAAATTGGTGATTCTCTGTTAGTTGTCGCAGATGAGGATGTTGTTAAAGTTCATGTTCATACGCAACGTCCACAACAAGTTTTCACTTATGGCCGTAAATTTGGCAGTTTGGCTAAGATTAAAATTGATAATATGCGCATTCAGCATGAAACCATTATTGAAAATGACGAACCAAAAGTTGTCGCCGAGCCGATTGATTATGCTGTGATTGCAGTTGTTTCGGGAATTGGTTTAGAAAAATTGTATCAAAGTTTGGGGGTCACGACGGTTATTAGTGGCGGTCAGACGATGAATCCGTCTACTAATGATATTGTTGAAGCAATTAAAAATAGTAATGCCAAAAGAGCTATTATTTTGCCTAATAATGGCAATATTGTTATGTCTGCTAAACAGGCTTGCAAAGTAGTCAAGATTCCCACCGTGATTGTTCCTAGCAAGTCGATTGCTCAGGGAATGACGGCGTTATTGTCATTTGATGAAAATACTGATTTGGAAACGAATCAGCAAATGATGACAGAAGCTTTGGCGACTGTTAAAAGCGGGCAAATTACGCATGCAGTTCGAGATAGTGAAGTTGGCACTTTAAAGATTAAAAAAGATGATTTAATTGGAATTGTTGATGGCGAAATTGTCATTAATGGTGATGATGTAGTGCAAGTTTCGTTAGCAATGTGTCAAGTTATGCAAGATGAAGATAGTGAAGTGGTGACGATCTTAGTCGGTGCTCAAGGTAATCAAGAAACAGCTCGGCAAATTTCACAGGCCATTGTGAATGATAATTCAGAATTGGAAGTAGAAATTCATCAAGGTGATCAACCAGTTTATCCTTATTTGATTGCCGTAGAATGA
- the rnc gene encoding ribonuclease III, which translates to MKDKKLFNLLATKYQISFNNLDLLFSALTHSSYANEHRELKIKDYERLEFLGDAVLELNVSEYIFKTFPSLPEGQLTKLRADIVCTASFARFCREVGLQEFIRLGNGEEKAGSRNRDTLLEDVFEAFVGALYLDQGNDKVVAFLKQVIYYHIDAGEFSDDNDFKTELQEELQQQGDVQIDYQVIQTDGTDDQTIFTVQLVVDGHPLTTGSGTSKKHAEQQAAKKQLQHLHHK; encoded by the coding sequence TTGAAAGATAAAAAATTATTTAATTTATTGGCTACTAAATATCAAATAAGTTTTAACAATTTGGATCTATTATTTTCCGCGTTAACCCATTCTTCGTATGCGAATGAACATCGGGAATTAAAAATCAAAGATTATGAACGTTTAGAATTTTTGGGTGATGCGGTACTGGAATTGAATGTATCGGAATACATTTTTAAAACTTTTCCATCTTTACCAGAAGGTCAATTGACTAAACTTCGTGCAGATATTGTTTGTACAGCTAGTTTTGCCCGCTTTTGTCGTGAAGTTGGGTTACAGGAGTTTATTCGATTAGGTAACGGTGAAGAAAAAGCTGGTTCGCGTAATCGTGATACATTGTTGGAAGATGTTTTTGAAGCTTTTGTTGGTGCATTATATCTTGACCAAGGTAACGATAAAGTTGTTGCCTTTTTAAAACAAGTTATCTATTACCATATCGACGCTGGTGAATTCAGTGATGATAATGATTTTAAAACAGAATTACAAGAAGAATTACAGCAGCAAGGTGATGTTCAAATTGATTATCAGGTGATTCAGACTGATGGAACTGATGATCAAACAATTTTTACGGTTCAGTTGGTGGTGGATGGACATCCATTGACGACAGGCAGTGGTACCAGCAAAAAGCATGCGGAACAGCAAGCTGCCAAAAAACAGTTACAGCATTTGCATCATAAATAG
- the smc gene encoding chromosome segregation protein SMC → MVLKTLQLKGFKSFANKTTIHFDGGITGIIGPNGSGKSNLTEAIRWVMGEQSPKSLRGDNMQDVIFGGSDARPPLNQAEVVLQFDNRDRQLKYDHDEVQITRRLFRTGESDFLINNHKVRLKDIVSLFLDSGLGKHSMAIISQGNVEAIFNSKPKDRRFIIEQPAGVAGFKEKKKQAQQQLEQTDDNLKRVSDIVHELARQVEPLKEQASIAHDYQEQKGQFEQIDQHILAVEIEQLNRKKVQGRQKKQEIQQQLQSVEQKLQDANQQVRQNHQDSQQITEQIDQGQTQLTTLSSQLEIAKGQQAVKVERSTNQDEHERNLRQQQSKLQFQLATQTQKINRQIQQVHDLDLRLQQVQSALTEQQQSLKQNSPDAAVSLADLQEQRVRLLQEHSVAQSQLDDQQQQLLKLHQQLPRANSELIQQQKLCQKVQQQQVQCQKLLTEQQTKGCHQRDILQQLQTKQQQLQTSLQQAQHDYYQQLRLVQQNQANLKSLQHLISQHQGFYKGVRAVLNADLSGIIGAVAELIQVPQQYQTALQSASGAQLQSIVTTDQQAARMAIQYLRQHHQGRATFLPQTVMQSRKLTPQQLAPLIEDPAFLGLASELIQIDSKLQNIADNLFGNLLVFQDLPTAIAAGNRLSHRYRIVTLAGDVMNPGGSMTGGQNHGGSDVLGQNAQVKHLKEQLQNSQTQLDHLQQRIQQLEQQKQQNQVAVTAQNDHMQALVQEVQQQQSQVQLQKQKVELQTTNLDQLQRKYLELQQQEEQVTQTRKQLQQNCQQLTQHLTDLQRQIQQQQTFRTDYDAQKTKIEQRIQSLSTELALAKNNCQNQQQQLQQLQNQHRARQTELDQVNQELDHLSSAQNNFTKEEQTLKASIDDLMAQLTVLQQRLPQLQTKRQQLQQEAQNLEPVASRLFALQRDWLDQQEQVVVQLSDLNTQLKQCLERLEQEYHLSFEAAMQQLPDNFQLTVAQDQAHLLQKGLSELGPVNLASITEYDQVKDRYTFLTQQRDDLVTARTQLQATMSEMDQEVSTRFSEMFTKVAQAFVDIFPTIFGGGHAKLVLTEPDNLLESGIEIIAQPPGKKLQRMSLLSGGERALTAITLLFAILQVKPVPFCVLDEVEASLDDVNVARFADFLQAYDQKTQFIIITHRKGTMLRVERLYGVTMQESGISKILTVDLKKEVADNHESI, encoded by the coding sequence TTGGTTTTAAAAACGTTACAGTTGAAAGGCTTCAAGTCTTTTGCAAACAAAACAACAATTCATTTTGATGGTGGGATTACTGGTATTATCGGTCCTAATGGTAGTGGCAAAAGCAATTTGACAGAGGCTATTCGCTGGGTTATGGGAGAGCAATCACCGAAAAGTTTGCGTGGCGATAATATGCAAGATGTGATCTTTGGCGGTAGTGATGCACGACCACCCTTAAATCAAGCAGAAGTCGTTTTGCAATTTGATAATCGTGATCGCCAATTAAAATATGATCATGATGAAGTCCAAATCACTCGACGCCTATTTCGAACAGGCGAAAGTGATTTTTTAATTAATAACCATAAAGTTCGTTTAAAAGATATTGTGAGTTTGTTCTTGGATTCAGGTCTGGGCAAGCATTCCATGGCGATTATTTCACAGGGTAATGTGGAAGCTATTTTTAATAGTAAGCCGAAGGATCGTCGTTTTATCATTGAACAGCCAGCTGGTGTGGCTGGGTTCAAGGAGAAAAAAAAGCAAGCACAGCAACAGCTTGAACAGACTGATGATAATTTAAAGCGAGTCTCGGATATTGTGCATGAGTTAGCTCGTCAAGTGGAGCCACTCAAGGAACAAGCCAGTATTGCCCACGATTATCAGGAGCAAAAGGGTCAATTTGAACAAATTGATCAACACATTTTAGCAGTAGAAATTGAACAATTAAACCGGAAAAAAGTTCAAGGTCGACAAAAAAAGCAAGAAATTCAACAGCAATTACAATCAGTTGAACAAAAATTACAAGATGCTAATCAACAAGTTCGCCAAAATCATCAAGATAGTCAACAAATTACTGAACAGATTGACCAAGGACAAACACAGTTGACCACTTTAAGTAGTCAACTCGAAATAGCCAAGGGGCAACAAGCTGTTAAAGTGGAGCGATCGACAAATCAAGACGAACATGAGCGGAATTTGCGCCAACAGCAATCAAAGTTACAGTTCCAACTGGCAACACAGACGCAGAAAATTAATCGTCAAATTCAACAAGTACATGATTTGGATTTGCGTTTGCAACAAGTACAATCGGCGCTGACTGAACAACAACAGTCTTTAAAACAAAATTCGCCTGATGCAGCAGTTAGTTTGGCCGATTTGCAAGAGCAAAGAGTGCGGTTATTACAAGAACATTCGGTGGCTCAAAGTCAGCTGGATGATCAGCAACAACAATTATTAAAATTACATCAGCAGTTACCGCGGGCTAATTCAGAGTTGATCCAGCAACAAAAGCTGTGTCAAAAAGTGCAACAACAGCAAGTTCAATGTCAGAAATTGTTGACTGAACAACAGACAAAAGGTTGCCATCAACGTGATATTTTACAGCAATTGCAAACTAAGCAACAACAGCTTCAAACATCATTGCAGCAGGCTCAACATGATTATTATCAGCAGTTACGTTTGGTGCAACAAAACCAGGCTAATTTGAAATCGTTACAACATTTAATCTCTCAGCATCAGGGGTTTTATAAAGGTGTTCGAGCGGTATTAAATGCAGATTTGAGTGGCATTATTGGTGCGGTTGCAGAATTAATTCAAGTTCCTCAGCAATATCAAACTGCATTGCAAAGTGCTTCAGGTGCTCAATTACAATCTATAGTCACAACGGATCAGCAGGCAGCACGGATGGCTATTCAGTATTTGCGCCAGCATCATCAAGGACGCGCTACTTTTTTACCACAGACAGTGATGCAAAGTCGAAAGTTGACTCCTCAGCAATTGGCACCGTTAATTGAGGACCCCGCTTTTTTGGGTTTAGCCAGTGAATTAATTCAAATTGATTCGAAGTTGCAAAATATTGCTGATAATTTATTCGGCAATTTACTAGTTTTTCAAGATTTGCCTACGGCGATTGCTGCAGGCAATAGATTAAGCCATCGTTATCGCATTGTGACTTTAGCGGGTGATGTTATGAATCCTGGAGGTTCGATGACGGGCGGGCAAAATCATGGTGGGTCTGATGTTTTGGGGCAAAATGCTCAGGTCAAACATTTAAAAGAACAGTTGCAAAATTCCCAAACGCAATTAGATCATTTACAGCAACGTATTCAACAATTAGAACAACAGAAACAGCAAAATCAAGTAGCTGTGACTGCTCAAAATGATCATATGCAGGCTTTAGTTCAAGAGGTGCAACAGCAACAAAGTCAAGTGCAGTTGCAAAAACAAAAAGTTGAGCTCCAAACAACTAACTTGGATCAATTGCAAAGAAAGTATCTGGAATTGCAACAGCAAGAAGAACAAGTAACTCAAACGCGGAAGCAATTACAACAAAACTGTCAGCAATTAACGCAACATCTAACTGATTTGCAGCGGCAAATTCAACAACAGCAGACTTTTCGGACGGATTATGATGCGCAGAAGACCAAAATAGAACAACGGATTCAGTCTTTATCAACAGAACTAGCTTTGGCAAAAAATAATTGTCAGAATCAACAACAACAATTACAGCAATTACAGAATCAACATCGTGCTCGGCAAACAGAATTAGACCAGGTTAACCAAGAATTAGATCATTTGAGTTCTGCACAAAATAATTTTACGAAAGAAGAGCAGACTTTAAAAGCAAGTATTGATGATTTGATGGCGCAACTGACGGTGTTACAACAACGTTTGCCACAACTTCAAACAAAACGTCAGCAATTGCAACAAGAAGCTCAAAACTTAGAGCCAGTAGCTAGCCGTTTGTTTGCTTTACAAAGGGATTGGTTAGATCAACAAGAACAGGTGGTAGTGCAGCTATCAGATTTGAATACTCAACTTAAGCAATGCTTAGAACGCTTAGAACAGGAGTATCATTTGAGTTTTGAGGCAGCAATGCAGCAATTGCCCGATAATTTTCAATTAACAGTTGCACAGGATCAAGCGCACTTGTTGCAAAAAGGTTTAAGTGAGTTAGGGCCAGTTAACTTGGCTTCCATTACAGAGTATGATCAAGTTAAGGATCGTTATACATTTTTAACCCAGCAGCGTGATGATCTCGTTACAGCTCGAACTCAGTTGCAAGCCACGATGTCAGAAATGGATCAAGAAGTTAGTACGCGTTTTTCTGAAATGTTTACAAAAGTTGCGCAGGCTTTTGTCGATATTTTTCCGACCATTTTTGGTGGCGGACATGCAAAATTGGTTTTAACAGAGCCGGATAATTTATTGGAGTCTGGGATTGAAATTATTGCGCAACCACCCGGCAAAAAATTACAGCGCATGAGTTTATTATCTGGTGGTGAACGGGCTTTGACGGCGATTACGTTATTGTTTGCCATCTTGCAGGTTAAGCCCGTTCCGTTTTGTGTGTTGGATGAAGTCGAAGCTTCGTTGGATGACGTCAATGTGGCACGATTTGCAGACTTTTTGCAGGCTTATGACCAGAAAACGCAATTTATTATAATTACGCATCGTAAAGGGACAATGTTGAGAGTTGAACGTTTGTATGGTGTGACGATGCAGGAATCAGGTATTTCTAAAATTTTGACGGTTGATTTAAAAAAGGAGGTCGCAGACAATCATGAGTCTATTTGA
- a CDS encoding Asp23/Gls24 family envelope stress response protein: protein MAVTIQTKYGQVDISNEVIASIVGCAATDIYGIVGMASKNQIRDGVNEILNRDNYTRGVVVHQKDNKTIVDVYIIVGYGVKISEVCRNVQNKVKYNLETMLGAPTAKVNVYVQGIKILEED, encoded by the coding sequence TTGGCAGTCACTATTCAAACCAAATACGGACAAGTTGATATTTCCAATGAAGTTATTGCTTCAATTGTTGGCTGTGCGGCGACAGATATTTACGGTATCGTCGGAATGGCTAGTAAAAATCAAATTCGCGATGGTGTTAATGAAATTCTTAATCGTGATAATTATACCCGTGGCGTGGTGGTACATCAAAAAGATAATAAGACGATTGTGGACGTTTACATTATTGTAGGCTACGGTGTCAAAATTTCTGAAGTTTGTCGGAATGTCCAAAATAAAGTTAAGTATAATTTAGAAACAATGTTAGGCGCACCCACAGCGAAAGTGAATGTCTATGTGCAGGGAATTAAGATTTTAGAAGAAGATTAA
- a CDS encoding thiamine diphosphokinase, whose amino-acid sequence MNKVNIMLGSSQNLPCSLNQISGTWIGADHGNITLLQNEILPQISVGDFDSLSSVELAWLEASVSDIRYAKPEKDFTDSQAAVFIALEDLAAQQVDIYGATGGRLDHEMVNVLLPLDVNVVDLPKIRLIDSQNVITYYHPGSYSITKLEQTKYLCFLNLVAVKALTIQGAKYPLAPTDFERPVSLSSNEFIGDQPVYFSFKSGTVAVIQCSDLI is encoded by the coding sequence GTGAATAAAGTTAACATTATGTTAGGAAGCAGTCAAAATTTACCCTGCAGTCTTAACCAAATCTCAGGTACTTGGATTGGCGCAGATCATGGCAATATTACTTTACTTCAAAACGAGATTCTGCCACAGATCAGCGTTGGTGATTTTGACTCATTATCATCTGTGGAATTGGCTTGGTTGGAAGCTAGTGTTTCAGATATTCGATATGCGAAGCCCGAAAAAGATTTTACAGATTCTCAAGCTGCAGTTTTTATCGCATTAGAAGATTTGGCAGCACAACAAGTTGATATTTATGGCGCAACCGGTGGTCGATTAGATCATGAAATGGTCAATGTTTTATTACCTTTAGATGTGAACGTCGTCGATCTGCCTAAAATTCGATTGATTGATTCTCAAAATGTGATTACTTATTATCATCCTGGTTCATATTCCATCACAAAGCTTGAGCAGACCAAGTATCTATGCTTTTTAAATTTAGTTGCGGTTAAGGCTTTAACCATTCAAGGCGCCAAATATCCGCTGGCTCCTACCGATTTTGAACGTCCAGTATCATTATCAAGTAATGAATTTATTGGAGATCAGCCAGTATATTTTAGTTTTAAAAGTGGTACGGTTGCTGTTATTCAATGCAGTGATTTAATTTAG